The segment cttttcttcttttggaAATAAAAGTTTAGGTGCATCCCAAAAAATCAGTACAGTCAAATTTGAAGGTTTAagtagaaatatttttttactgaaTAACCATAAGGGTACTGAaatctttatttattttgcataacaAGTGTGTTATTTATTCACTTGTGTGTTTCTGCAATTTTggtatttaataaataaaagactGTAATAATACCTATGGAAGAAGTAAATCAATAACTTCGTTAGTTGTATAGTATAGTACGATTAAAATTgcttttaacaattttacaGAAAATAGTGAAATCttgtatttaaaattttctatgtgatatatgatttttctatttttgctACTAGGTCTGAGCCcatatttattattgttATAAGGAGCTATATAAGCAGTTGgcttttttgcctttatcTTTGAAATAGCTgtgtttaaatatttaaatattcttGGCCTATTATCCTTTTTCACTTTAGGCTTCCTTCTATACCGTTGGGGATATCTGCGCCTTTTTGCTCTCTGCTTTATTCGAAAATCATTTACATAATAGAATGCACGATTTGTTCCTTCGTAATCGTCatcataatatttaaattcgtCATATTGTTTGTCCAACTCATTATCATAGTTTATACTTTTAAGCGATTTTTTAcgcttattatttttgaagggatttattcttttttcaaagtCATCATACCGTTTTAGTGCATTCGACAGTTTTTCAAGATTGTACTCACTCATCAACACATCATATTCTTTTCTAAAAATTCCATCGTGTGTTAATGAATTAAATCTTTCTCTGAATGACTCATCATCTTCATTTAGCAAATTTATAATTCTTTCTTTTAGCGCTTGAAATCGTTGTTGCGTTCCTGGTTCAATATCACCCTTTAATATTCTACCTGGTGCTATGTGTAACGTGCTATTATGAGGGAAGACTCTTTTGTTCCATGTATTAGCAGTGGTAAGtgactaaaaaaaagggaataaaag is part of the Plasmodium cynomolgi strain B DNA, chromosome 8, whole genome shotgun sequence genome and harbors:
- a CDS encoding hypothetical protein (putative) — protein: MEIKFNDSLTTANTWNKRVFPHNSTLHIAPGRILKGDIEPGTQQRFQALKERIINLLNEDDESFRERFNSLTHDGIFRKEYDVLMSEYNLEKLSNALKRYDDFEKRINPFKNNKRKKSLKSINYDNELDKQYDEFKYYDDDYEGTNRAFYYVNDFRIKQRAKRRRYPQRYRRKPKVKKDNRPRIFKYLNTAISKIKAKKPTAYIAPYNNNKYGLRPSSKNRKIIYHIENFKYKISLFSVKLLKAILIVLYYTTNEVIDLLLP